The window GAGATCCACGTGACGGCGAGTTTCGGGCTGGCGACCTACGACAACGTGATGAGCATGGAGCAGTTCGTCGAGTCCGTCGAGAAGCTCATCGAAGCTGCCCGAAGCAAGGGCGGGAACGCCATCGAGACGATGAGGCCGCCGGACAAGAACGACTGAGCTGCGGGACCCTGGATACGGCGAAAGCGCCGCGCGATCGTTGCGCGGCGCTTTCGCCGTTCCGGTTCTTCGATGCGTTACAGAGGGGGAACGGGGAGCGTGTCCGAGGCATCCGGCGGGGCCGGGGGATTTTCGAGATACTGGAGCATGGCGAGCGGGTCGGCGAGGCCGTTCCCGTAATCGTTATCCGGGCCCGTCGGTCCGAGATCTCGGCTGGTGAGGGCCAGGGTCGCGAGGATCGTCTCGAGTTCGACGTCAGGCTTCGACTGGCGGATCTGAGCCCAGACGCCGGCGAAATGCGCCGCCGCCTGGAGGGTTCCCGATCCCTGCCGGTAGGTGTTTCCGGTCGCTGGGCCCGTGACGGCGAGTCCGGGGGCCATGTAGTCAGGCTTGCGGAGCTGGCAGCCGTCGACGATGGCGGGGCCGCAACCGGAGAACGCTGCCCGCGACTTCCATTGGTCGAGAGCCCCGATGGTCAGGACATCAGGAAGCGCCGCCATGCCGGTGATCCGGCTGGGGTTGTTGCCCGCGGGAAGGATCGGAAGAATCCCAGCCATTTTGCAGGCAGCAAGCGCATCGCGAATGGCGCGGGGGGCTGCGCTCTGGAAGTCGACGGCGAGCAGGAGGGCGGCGGGCCGCGTTCCCTCGACGGGTTCGAGAGCCCATTGGATGGCGGAAAGAAGATCGTCGGCGGCAACCTTCCCGCGAGGAAGGGTCGCAAGGGCGATGGAGACGTCAGGAGCCGTGCCGATCGGTTTCTCGGAGGCCTTTCCCGCAAGCAGGCCGAGTGGGTGCAACAGCATCAGGTCGTCGGTGCCGCGCGCGGGTGATCTGCCGAACGTGCGACGGACGACGATACGATCGGCGATTGCCGGATGATCGAACGGTACGTCGGGACCGATGACGGCGACCATCACTCCTTTCCCGGTGAGGTTCCGGAGACGGGCGAGATCCCATGAGCCGCACATGACATGGTTCCAGGACGGGGGCATACGTTGGGGTGGGGCGTCGGCGATGTCGTTCGAGACCGGGACAGCAGTGGAATCAAGCGTTTCGAATCGGAGAGACGGCCATTCGGCGTTCAATCGGTCGACCTGTTCGTCCGAAAGACGGGCGGTGACGCCGCGGGCGGCCCAGATGTCCCGCGCCTCAGGATCGCAGGTTCCGACGATCGTGCGGATGGAGTCGGCAACGCGCCCCCCCTCCTCGCGAATGGCGGCAAAAGCCCTGTCGCGTGAGGGAAGAGCGGAAAGTCGCTCGGACATGGCCTCCGCATCGACCGATTCCTTGGTCGTCACGAAACGAAGGGTACCGCAGAAAGCCGGGCCGCTCAGGAGCGACCCGGCAATTATTGCCGTCAGAAACGGAAAACCGAAACCTCTCACGTCGTGTCCCTCCTCCTTCTCCTACTATCGGCCGGGGACGGGGGGAACCTTACTGTTTCACGTTGGTGACGACTTCTTCGCCGGTCGGTTCGTTGATGATTTCATACGTCTTGCCGCAGATCTCCCATTCGCCCGTCGACCAGCCGTTCGACTTGGCGCGGAGGAGCTCGAACCAGATCTTGTTCACGTCGAACTTTCGGTTGGTGCGGGTGGTGATGGTCTTGATGACCTGGAACGACACTTTTGCGAGAAGGATCGGCTGGCCGTTCATGTGGCCTTCGAACTGTTGATGCACCTTCAGGTTCTTGATGACGCCGCCGGAAGCCATGCCCTTGAGGATGTCAAGGATGTCGAGGCTGATCGTCAGTTCGGCCTGGAAGTTCGTCTGTATCGACTGCTCTTCGGACTGCCAGGTCGAGCCCTTGTTCTCGCGGTCGATTTCGCGCCCCTTGCGATACTTGTATCCGGGCTCGGTGTAGCCGTAGCCGGGAAAGTATTCGCGGAACTGGTCGGGAGAGATCTTTGTCGTGACCTGCTGGACGACCGCTGCTTTCACGACGCCGAGCGCCGTCGTCAGGGCGCGGCGCGCCGCCGGATCGAGCGACTTGTAAATGTCGCTGACGGCTTCGAGCGACTCGAGATTTTCTTCGAGGGTCGCGAGCAGGAACTTCGCAAGCTCCGAGCTCTGCTTGGCATGAATCTCGAGGCAGCTGTTGTACCTGGCCATGTTCTCTTCGGTGGGATTTTTCGTATACTCGATGAGGAGTTCCGTCGAGAGCCAATACTGGCGAACGATCTGGAACGTCTGCGTCTGCAGGTCGAAATGCTTGTGCCCGGGGGCATACCCGTCGAAAGCCGCAAAACCGGGCACGACGGATACGAGGGAAAGAAACAGAACCGTTACGATCATTAGCAGATGCTTATACATTCTCTATACTCCTCCTGGGATGGTAACGAGTCATCCAGATACAATGATACCTCTGTATCGACGTCGATACAATCCGGCGGCAGGGTACAAAACAGGCGTTTCCTCTGAACGGCGTGTCATACGCGCGTGTCGGAACGGCGCGACTCTGATGTTACATGAAATATGCAGTTTGTGCGGTGCGGATCAGATGATGGCTTCCCATTCGCCCGGGAGAGTGAGGACGACGACGCGGGTGGTGGAAGTGGTTCCACCGGCCGGCCGCGCCAGCGAGGCGCCGGGGTACACGGCCCTGAGAATGGCGTTCAGGCGGAGTATCGCGCTCTTGAAGGCGGCCTGGTCGCATTCCGGATCGTACGGAAGGCCCCAGGCACTTGTGTACAACGAAGCCGAATCGACGGGATTGGGAAAGGCCAGAAACAACTGGCTGAGCATCCGGTGCGGGATCGAACCGGGCTTGAGAACGGCCGTGCTCCTTCCGTGGCGGATCTCGCCGGACGTTCCGTCGAACGTGAATGCGTCGGAACGGACGGAACGCTTCCAGACGGAATAGTCATCGATATGCATCGGCCTCGCCTGCCCGTTCCGGATCAGCGTCACGAATTGGGCGGCGCGCGAAGGTCCGTTTTCACGAAGACTCAGGAGTCGGTTGAAATCGCGTTCGCGTTGCCGGAACGCGGCGAGCAGGTCGGGCGGGGTTTTTCCGACGAGATGATCGAGGAGGGCGGAAGACTCCGTGGTTTCGATGGCCGCGAGGGGACCGGCGTAGAGGGGCCAGAAGGGGTCGAAACCGTTCGTTCCGGGATACAGCCGTATATCCTCGGAGACCTGCCGGGACGAAACGACGTCGGGAAACAGAAGACCGGCGAGGATGCGGGATTGCCTGGTCCGGACGCGGTGCGGCGTGGATGCCATTCTGGCGAGAGCGCGGGAAAGCGTTCCCGGGGCGTCGGGCATGCCGAGGCGCGCCATGCAGACGCCCATGCCGAAAGCAATGTCGCCGAGTTCGGAATTCGACAGTTCGATCCCCTGAATGCTCGAAAGCAGCGTCTGGAACAAGGAGAGCCCTCCGCGCGCGTCGCCGAGCAGAAGTCGTCGTTGCGCCCGGAGATGGTCGATCGTTGAGCGAACGCGGGGCTCCAGATGGTCGGGCGAGGGAAGCATTGACCACCACGAATCTGCCGCTCCCTGCTTCCCAAGAAGATCGCAGGTCCATCCGAGATACGCTGCGGCCTCGAACGAACCGCCCGCATGTCCGAGTTTCTCCATCGACGCCCGGACGTCCTTGAACAGGCGGAAGGCCTTCGTCAGATGTCCCATCGAGAGATGCAACACGCCGAGGAGAAGGCCTGCCGATGCGGCTCCGGGGCGATTCCCAAGCTGCGAATGGAGCGAGACCGCCCGCGACAGATACAAGGCCGCCCGCCTCGAGTTCCCGAGATCGTGCTCGACGAGACCGAGATTCTCGAGAATACGGGCCTGTTCGAGGGCGGATCGTGACGACCACGCCGACGACAGGGCCGAGAGAAAATACCGCCGCGCTTCCTCGGGCCGTTCCCGGGTGATCATGAGCCGACCGAATGCATCGTCCGTCTCGGCGATTTTCGACGGCAGCTTTGCCGAAATGAAGCATTCTCGTGCGAGGGACAGCTCGGCCATCGACTCGGTGAGCCTGCCGGACAACCGCAGGATGTCGCCCGTGGCGAGCGCGAGGTCGCCGAACTCCGCCTCACCGCCATCGAGGCCTTCGTAGAGTGATTTGCCCCGGTCGAGAAGCGCGAGTCCATCGACGAGCCTGTTCTCGCGGGCGGAGATTTTCGCCGCGATGACGAACAGGCCGGAAGGCAGGGGGAGCTCCGAATCAAGATATCGCCCGATCGCCTTCTGCAGGAGATCGATCCTGCCGGCGTCGAACAAAAGTGCCCCGTGTCGGGAAATGGCGGCGAGAGCCTCCTCGTGGAACCCCATGACGATCGCGATTCTGACGACGGCCTCGACGACGGCGGGACCGCGTGCGTCGAGATGCGCCCTGACCCAGTTCAGGACGTCTCCCCGCCTCGGTTCGAGAAGGCCGGGATGACGTTCGACGTATCTCGTGACGAGCCGCGGAACGGACTGCCGCTCGAACGGTTCGCGGTCGGCGAAGGACGAGAGAAAACCGTGGAGCGAAACGTGGGCGGAAGGCTGGAGGAAAGCGATGACGATAGCGTCGAGCCACCGCAGGAAGTCAGGATCGTCATGGTTATAGAGAGGAAGGTATTCTGTCCGGACGATGCGGTCGCGCACGACCGGATGGTTCCGGAACGTCAGGCGTTCGAGCGTTTCTGCCGGCGCGTTCGCGCGCGGACGGGGCAGGGGACGACCGAGCAGGGACGTCGGATAACGGATGAAAAACCGGCCGTCCCAGGACATCCTTCCGGCGGCGTCGCGCGGGTCGAGTTTCACGGGGGTGCGCGAGAGACCCGGCGGCGGAAGTTCCGGGTGGGCCATGCGTCCGCTCCAGGCAAGCAAGAAGGATATCCGCTTCAAGACGGTGTCGGAGGTCTGCGCGGCCGTCTGGAGCAGGCTGTGCGCCTGAAAGGGGGCGCCGCCAAGGAGCCCGGCCAGCGTCACGAGATCAGGTGCGTGATCGAGGTCGGCGAAGAGGTCGACGAGCGTCTGCTCGATCGTCGAGACCGTGATCCGCGAAGTTCCGACGAGCACGTCCTGTGTGTGCGCAGGCCGTCCCGCTCCGTGCGTGACGAAGACGAGCGGCGTGTCCCCCAGCATCCTGTTGCGGCGGCGGCGGCGCGTGACGATCGTCAGTCGCTCGCATGGGCCGGGAAAGACGCCGAGCAGGCAGAGCGCAGACACGTGCGAAACGTATTCGCCGTCTCGTTTGGTCAGCTCCGAAAGCATCGCGAGAACGTCCGGAGGAAATCTGTTCGTCTTCGCCGGCATCAGAATACCGAAACACGGATCGAAGCACGGTTTGATGAGAACAAAACGGCACCTCGGGTTCCATCAGTGAGAAATCTTCGAAGTAAGCCTTCGAAGGGTATGGTATGCTCGCCTTCGTATAACGTTCTTTTCATATCACGTATTTCGAGGTATTGCCATGAAGAACCGTTTCGCGATCCTGTCGACCGTGATTCTCGTCACTGCGGTTGTCTTTGCTCTCGGATGTCTCGGGGGCGGCGGCAGTGGAACCGCACCGGCCGCGCCGGCCGATGTGACGGCGATCCGGGCGACGCTGAAAGGGTTCTTCGACGCGATCTCCTCGAGAGATCCGGTGAAGGCGGCAAACTACTTTTCCGCCCAGCGCCGCGCCTCAGGGGTCGCCGGAAGCAGCGTCGAA of the Candidatus Ozemobacteraceae bacterium genome contains:
- a CDS encoding tetratricopeptide repeat protein, with the protein product MPAKTNRFPPDVLAMLSELTKRDGEYVSHVSALCLLGVFPGPCERLTIVTRRRRRNRMLGDTPLVFVTHGAGRPAHTQDVLVGTSRITVSTIEQTLVDLFADLDHAPDLVTLAGLLGGAPFQAHSLLQTAAQTSDTVLKRISFLLAWSGRMAHPELPPPGLSRTPVKLDPRDAAGRMSWDGRFFIRYPTSLLGRPLPRPRANAPAETLERLTFRNHPVVRDRIVRTEYLPLYNHDDPDFLRWLDAIVIAFLQPSAHVSLHGFLSSFADREPFERQSVPRLVTRYVERHPGLLEPRRGDVLNWVRAHLDARGPAVVEAVVRIAIVMGFHEEALAAISRHGALLFDAGRIDLLQKAIGRYLDSELPLPSGLFVIAAKISARENRLVDGLALLDRGKSLYEGLDGGEAEFGDLALATGDILRLSGRLTESMAELSLARECFISAKLPSKIAETDDAFGRLMITRERPEEARRYFLSALSSAWSSRSALEQARILENLGLVEHDLGNSRRAALYLSRAVSLHSQLGNRPGAASAGLLLGVLHLSMGHLTKAFRLFKDVRASMEKLGHAGGSFEAAAYLGWTCDLLGKQGAADSWWSMLPSPDHLEPRVRSTIDHLRAQRRLLLGDARGGLSLFQTLLSSIQGIELSNSELGDIAFGMGVCMARLGMPDAPGTLSRALARMASTPHRVRTRQSRILAGLLFPDVVSSRQVSEDIRLYPGTNGFDPFWPLYAGPLAAIETTESSALLDHLVGKTPPDLLAAFRQRERDFNRLLSLRENGPSRAAQFVTLIRNGQARPMHIDDYSVWKRSVRSDAFTFDGTSGEIRHGRSTAVLKPGSIPHRMLSQLFLAFPNPVDSASLYTSAWGLPYDPECDQAAFKSAILRLNAILRAVYPGASLARPAGGTTSTTRVVVLTLPGEWEAII
- a CDS encoding S8 family serine peptidase, translated to MRGFGFPFLTAIIAGSLLSGPAFCGTLRFVTTKESVDAEAMSERLSALPSRDRAFAAIREEGGRVADSIRTIVGTCDPEARDIWAARGVTARLSDEQVDRLNAEWPSLRFETLDSTAVPVSNDIADAPPQRMPPSWNHVMCGSWDLARLRNLTGKGVMVAVIGPDVPFDHPAIADRIVVRRTFGRSPARGTDDLMLLHPLGLLAGKASEKPIGTAPDVSIALATLPRGKVAADDLLSAIQWALEPVEGTRPAALLLAVDFQSAAPRAIRDALAACKMAGILPILPAGNNPSRITGMAALPDVLTIGALDQWKSRAAFSGCGPAIVDGCQLRKPDYMAPGLAVTGPATGNTYRQGSGTLQAAAHFAGVWAQIRQSKPDVELETILATLALTSRDLGPTGPDNDYGNGLADPLAMLQYLENPPAPPDASDTLPVPPL